The Desulfobacterales bacterium genome has a segment encoding these proteins:
- a CDS encoding DUF177 domain-containing protein codes for MRIRVETIPDEGLSFSYEEQAETFPVLKEMSQSGECKFIAPVTIRLKAIRVRDMIEVVGQFHTVVRLTCSRCLNEYEAPLKSRFSLTYVRELPASRDAAAKNEIEIGEDDVGLIHFVGEHIDLRDGIQEQVVLAFPMRLLCSGQCKGLCVQCGADLNKGDCGCRPERSGSGFSALKDVKVRQK; via the coding sequence ATGCGTATACGGGTGGAAACTATTCCCGATGAAGGGTTGAGCTTTAGCTATGAGGAACAGGCGGAAACATTTCCCGTCCTCAAAGAGATGTCTCAATCCGGTGAATGTAAATTTATCGCTCCCGTCACCATTCGGCTGAAGGCGATACGGGTCCGGGATATGATTGAGGTGGTGGGACAGTTTCATACGGTTGTCCGCCTGACCTGCAGTCGGTGCCTGAATGAATATGAAGCCCCGCTGAAAAGCCGGTTTTCGCTGACCTATGTTCGGGAGCTGCCGGCCAGCAGAGATGCCGCCGCAAAAAATGAAATCGAGATCGGGGAAGATGATGTCGGATTGATTCATTTTGTCGGGGAGCATATTGATTTGAGAGACGGCATCCAGGAGCAGGTCGTGCTGGCGTTTCCCATGCGGCTTCTGTGCAGCGGGCAGTGCAAGGGGCTTTGCGTACAGTGCGGGGCGGATTTGAACAAGGGCGATTGCGGCTGCCGGCCGGAACGATCCGGTAGCGGATTTTCTGCGTTAAAGGATGTAAAGGTCAGGCAGAAATAG